One window of Botrimarina mediterranea genomic DNA carries:
- a CDS encoding efflux RND transporter permease subunit has protein sequence MKISDAAIDRPRMVFVGTLLVLLLSLYAAFYTPVQLGPAITKAVVLVAIPYPDAKPTESENEIVRKVEEALTELQGVDFIASTSTRGSAVTQVIFLDGVTPDEGRREVKDLIDRVRNEFPAGREVQPFVTDIDFENLPLMLLNIRAPKGFDERTLKVIAEDVQEQIETVDGVANTQLFGGKERELQVNVDPDLAHEYGVTLPQLRQALGAFHAKLPAGAFETSDFNRSVRNETKLRGVDDIAEAVVRSDGGRVVRVKDVAEVVDGYRRVLNSAEFDGDAGAVIIVNKESGINTLGAAQMVKAMVVNLREQYPDLRFDTTRDASAEIWVMFRVLGSSAIFGAMLVLVILAWTMGLRMSVLVLIAIPFSMAVALLFLYFAGIPVSNMVVFSFILVLGMVVDGAIIVAENIHRHIERGEDPVHAAKVGIEEVGVPVIAADLTTVAAFLPMLLVPGIMGDFMGVMPKVVSVALIGSIVVDHFVIPTLAARWYRKREIEHAPVVGVDGVALRVRPKLDPFTRAYAATLRMALENRAFVLVWMGIACWGAGLLIGHLGFKFFPTSDRGQFIVKYELPLGYSIDQTLAASRVITEPLDRWAKTGALQHYVTSVGSSGALAMRVDEDAAAGPEFGQVQVQMLPPMDRDISQADVIHYLRENIQPVPGMKFSVEEVEDGPPGGADVSVRITGNDIDQLGAIAQQINTRLEKLEGTTDVSTDYRPDAPELVVEPKSDIIGLFGMTDAMVAEAVQIAIAGDNRIQVTLDDEDVDLRIQLAPEFQRSPRDLSRVILTGAGGQQTSIGSVAELSRDTGLFSINRYDRNRAVVAKCDVNEPVTPDQVFSRLSKEILPELGFKPIEGAPKTLEGFSTAYIGGSATPAEGLQAEFAGENEERDKNFAYLLWSMLLAVVLITAILAIQFNSFRQSAVVMTTVPMSFVGVVLGMWVCDFPFSLATFIGLVSLTGIVVNDAIVLVDFTNQARARGMGVNHALLEAGINRLRPVLLTTVTTIGGLLPLMLNISGGAEFWQPLTGAVVFGLAFATILTLGVIPCCYSLCYHRPTLAEGGVFAGFVAIAYMAATF, from the coding sequence ATGAAGATTAGCGATGCGGCAATCGATCGGCCTCGGATGGTGTTCGTTGGGACGCTGCTGGTGCTGCTGTTGTCGCTGTACGCCGCGTTCTACACCCCGGTGCAGTTAGGACCGGCGATCACCAAGGCGGTGGTGCTGGTGGCGATCCCTTACCCGGACGCCAAGCCGACCGAGAGCGAGAACGAGATCGTCCGCAAGGTCGAGGAAGCCCTGACCGAATTGCAGGGCGTCGATTTCATCGCCTCGACCAGCACGCGCGGCTCGGCGGTGACGCAGGTGATCTTTCTCGACGGCGTGACGCCCGACGAGGGCCGCCGTGAGGTAAAGGACCTCATCGACCGGGTGCGGAACGAGTTCCCCGCCGGGCGCGAGGTGCAGCCGTTCGTCACGGACATCGACTTCGAGAACCTGCCGCTGATGCTGCTCAATATCCGCGCGCCGAAGGGGTTCGACGAGCGGACGCTGAAGGTGATCGCCGAAGACGTGCAGGAGCAGATCGAAACCGTCGATGGCGTCGCGAACACGCAGCTATTCGGCGGCAAAGAGCGAGAGCTGCAGGTGAACGTCGATCCCGACCTCGCCCACGAGTACGGCGTCACGCTGCCGCAATTGCGGCAGGCCCTCGGCGCCTTCCACGCCAAGCTGCCGGCGGGGGCGTTCGAGACCAGTGACTTCAACCGCTCGGTCCGCAACGAGACGAAGCTCCGCGGCGTGGACGACATCGCCGAGGCTGTCGTCCGCAGCGACGGCGGTCGCGTCGTGCGCGTCAAGGACGTGGCCGAGGTGGTGGACGGCTACCGGCGGGTGCTCAACTCGGCCGAGTTTGACGGCGACGCGGGCGCGGTGATCATCGTCAACAAAGAGTCGGGCATTAACACGCTCGGAGCCGCCCAGATGGTGAAGGCGATGGTCGTCAATCTGCGCGAGCAGTACCCCGACCTGCGCTTCGACACGACGCGCGACGCGTCGGCCGAGATCTGGGTGATGTTCCGCGTGCTGGGCTCGAGCGCGATCTTCGGCGCTATGCTCGTGCTGGTGATCCTCGCCTGGACGATGGGCCTGCGGATGTCGGTCCTGGTGCTGATTGCGATCCCGTTCAGCATGGCGGTGGCGCTGCTGTTCCTGTACTTCGCGGGGATCCCCGTCTCGAACATGGTGGTGTTCAGCTTCATCCTCGTTTTGGGGATGGTGGTGGACGGCGCGATCATTGTGGCCGAGAACATCCACCGACACATCGAGCGTGGTGAAGACCCCGTCCACGCGGCGAAGGTCGGCATCGAGGAGGTGGGCGTTCCGGTGATCGCCGCCGACCTGACGACGGTCGCCGCGTTCCTGCCGATGTTGCTGGTGCCCGGCATCATGGGCGATTTCATGGGCGTCATGCCCAAGGTCGTGAGCGTCGCACTGATCGGCTCGATCGTAGTCGATCACTTTGTGATCCCCACGCTGGCAGCACGGTGGTACCGGAAACGCGAGATCGAGCACGCACCGGTCGTCGGCGTCGACGGCGTCGCGCTGCGGGTGCGGCCGAAGCTCGACCCGTTCACGCGCGCCTACGCGGCGACGCTGCGGATGGCGTTAGAGAATCGGGCCTTCGTGTTGGTGTGGATGGGGATTGCCTGCTGGGGCGCCGGCCTCTTGATCGGGCACTTGGGATTCAAGTTTTTCCCGACCAGCGACCGCGGGCAGTTCATCGTCAAGTACGAGTTGCCGCTGGGTTACAGCATCGATCAAACGCTCGCCGCGTCACGCGTCATCACCGAACCGCTCGATCGCTGGGCGAAGACCGGGGCGCTGCAGCACTACGTCACGTCGGTCGGCTCGTCGGGCGCGCTGGCGATGCGTGTCGATGAAGACGCCGCCGCGGGGCCGGAGTTTGGCCAGGTGCAAGTGCAGATGTTGCCGCCGATGGACCGCGACATCTCCCAGGCCGACGTCATCCACTACTTGCGTGAGAACATCCAGCCGGTTCCGGGGATGAAGTTCTCCGTGGAGGAAGTCGAGGACGGCCCGCCCGGCGGCGCCGATGTGTCGGTGCGGATCACCGGCAACGACATCGATCAGCTCGGCGCCATCGCCCAGCAGATCAACACCCGACTCGAAAAGCTCGAGGGCACGACCGACGTTTCAACCGACTACCGTCCCGATGCACCCGAGCTGGTGGTCGAGCCGAAGTCAGACATCATCGGTCTGTTCGGCATGACCGACGCCATGGTTGCCGAGGCGGTGCAGATCGCGATTGCCGGCGACAACCGTATCCAGGTCACGCTCGACGACGAGGACGTCGATCTGCGGATCCAGTTGGCGCCCGAGTTCCAACGCAGCCCCCGTGACCTGAGCCGAGTCATCCTCACCGGCGCCGGCGGCCAGCAGACCTCGATCGGCTCGGTCGCCGAGCTGAGCCGCGACACGGGCCTCTTCAGCATCAACCGCTACGACCGCAACCGAGCCGTCGTCGCCAAGTGCGACGTCAACGAGCCGGTAACTCCCGATCAAGTCTTTTCACGGCTCTCGAAAGAAATCCTTCCCGAGTTGGGCTTCAAGCCGATCGAGGGGGCCCCGAAGACGCTCGAGGGTTTCAGCACGGCGTACATCGGCGGCTCAGCGACGCCCGCCGAGGGCTTGCAAGCCGAGTTCGCCGGCGAGAACGAGGAACGCGACAAGAACTTCGCTTACCTCTTGTGGAGCATGTTGCTCGCGGTGGTGTTGATCACGGCGATTCTGGCGATCCAGTTCAACAGCTTCCGGCAGAGCGCTGTCGTGATGACGACCGTGCCGATGTCGTTTGTCGGCGTCGTGCTCGGCATGTGGGTGTGCGATTTCCCGTTCAGCCTGGCGACGTTCATCGGCCTCGTGAGCCTGACGGGCATTGTCGTCAACGACGCCATCGTGCTGGTGGACTTCACCAACCAAGCCCGCGCACGCGGCATGGGCGTCAATCACGCGCTGCTCGAGGCGGGCATCAACCGTTTGCGGCCTGTCTTGTTGACGACCGTCACGACGATCGGCGGACTATTGCCGCTGATGCTTAACATCTCCGGCGGCGCCGAGTTCTGGCAGCCACTCACCGGCGCGGTGGTGTTCGGGCTGGCGTTCGCGACGATCCTGACGCTGGGAGTAATCCCGTGCTGCTACAGCCTGTGCTACCACCGCCCAACGTTAGCCGAGGGAGGAGTGTTCGCCGGCTTTGTGGCGATCGCCTACATGGCGGCGACGTTCTAG
- a CDS encoding DUF167 domain-containing protein — translation MSDTVQSTVEAAAEGVVIRVRAQPGARRNGVTGVREAELCVAVTAPPDKGRANDAIVKVVAKSIGVPRTRVKILSGETNRHKRLAVDGVTVVGVVDALRAVLGLRI, via the coding sequence ATGAGCGACACGGTTCAATCGACGGTAGAGGCGGCAGCCGAGGGCGTCGTGATCCGCGTCCGCGCCCAGCCGGGCGCCCGCCGCAACGGCGTGACGGGCGTGCGCGAAGCGGAGTTGTGCGTCGCGGTGACGGCGCCCCCCGACAAGGGACGCGCGAACGACGCGATCGTTAAGGTCGTAGCAAAATCCATCGGCGTGCCCCGCACCCGGGTCAAGATTCTCAGCGGCGAGACGAACCGTCATAAGCGGTTGGCGGTCGATGGCGTGACGGTGGTGGGTGTCGTCGATGCGTTGCGCGCGGTGCTTGGTCTTCGCATTTAG
- a CDS encoding CPBP family intramembrane glutamic endopeptidase yields MPVGVSPFWQSAFPTLTLLTALVVASAWYGAVRIASGKPVIESRGRRRVPWGAESLVLAAVMLLGSLASLLPRSEAYESPKIDLTSAAGLGLTWFLMAGFVILWIRVTYSTKRSDFGLPRSAAEAGRDVVLGVGACLAMLVPVYVVQLLLVMVIGLPSSHPTIEQLLTNPTLETIVAAALMAVVIAPLFEELAFRVLLQGWLERIGGRRAWWPVFVSAALFALAHSGQGWAPVPLAVLAAGIGYVYRQTHRLVPIVAMHMAFNALGLAMAIATGGQADVVPPPAP; encoded by the coding sequence ATGCCTGTCGGCGTTTCCCCCTTTTGGCAGAGCGCTTTCCCGACGCTGACGCTGCTGACGGCGTTGGTGGTAGCGTCGGCGTGGTATGGAGCGGTGCGGATCGCTTCAGGAAAACCGGTGATTGAGTCGCGAGGTCGGCGCCGTGTGCCGTGGGGCGCTGAGAGCTTGGTGCTTGCGGCGGTCATGCTCCTCGGCTCTCTTGCCAGCCTGCTTCCTCGTTCTGAGGCCTACGAGTCGCCAAAGATTGACCTAACGTCGGCGGCGGGCCTCGGCTTAACGTGGTTCTTGATGGCTGGCTTCGTGATTCTGTGGATTCGTGTTACCTACTCCACGAAGCGGAGCGACTTTGGATTGCCTCGCTCGGCCGCCGAGGCCGGCCGCGACGTGGTGCTCGGCGTAGGGGCGTGCTTGGCGATGCTCGTGCCCGTTTATGTGGTTCAACTACTGCTAGTGATGGTGATCGGTTTGCCGTCGAGCCATCCGACCATTGAGCAACTCCTCACCAACCCAACGTTGGAAACAATCGTCGCTGCCGCGTTGATGGCGGTGGTGATCGCGCCGCTGTTCGAGGAGCTGGCGTTCCGTGTGCTGCTGCAAGGTTGGCTCGAGCGGATCGGCGGACGCCGGGCGTGGTGGCCGGTCTTCGTCAGTGCGGCGCTGTTCGCCCTGGCGCACTCGGGTCAGGGGTGGGCGCCCGTGCCACTGGCGGTGCTCGCCGCGGGGATCGGGTACGTTTATCGGCAGACACACCGGCTCGTGCCGATCGTCGCGATGCACATGGCGTTCAACGCCCTGGGGCTCGCCATGGCGATCGCGACGGGAGGGCAAGCCGACGTCGTTCCGCCGCCGGCGCCATGA
- the greA gene encoding transcription elongation factor GreA, which produces MSDIIPMTRVGYDKLRAELDDLENVKMPEVSQRVADARAEGDLKENAEYHGARESQGMLQAKINYLKDKLSRAEIVDMSKLPKDEVVFGCTVTVKDLDFGDTEQFTLVGAGEEDFDEGKINVTSPLAQGLIGKKVGDTAEVEVPAGVNKFKILEIAFEE; this is translated from the coding sequence ATGTCCGACATCATCCCCATGACCCGCGTCGGTTACGACAAGTTGCGGGCCGAACTCGACGATCTCGAGAACGTGAAGATGCCGGAAGTGTCGCAGCGCGTCGCCGACGCCCGCGCCGAGGGAGACCTCAAGGAGAACGCCGAGTACCACGGCGCCCGCGAGTCGCAGGGGATGCTCCAGGCCAAGATCAACTACCTGAAGGACAAGCTCTCGCGCGCGGAGATCGTCGATATGTCGAAACTGCCCAAGGACGAAGTCGTTTTCGGCTGCACTGTGACGGTCAAAGACCTCGACTTCGGCGACACCGAGCAGTTTACGCTCGTCGGCGCCGGCGAAGAGGATTTCGATGAGGGCAAGATCAACGTCACCAGCCCGCTCGCCCAGGGCCTGATCGGCAAGAAGGTTGGCGACACCGCCGAGGTCGAAGTCCCGGCCGGCGTCAACAAGTTCAAGATCCTCGAAATCGCGTTTGAGGAATAG
- the ahr gene encoding NADPH-dependent aldehyde reductase Ahr, protein MTIHAYAAAGPDAPFEAFEFDPGPLGYDQVEIAVEYCGICHSDLSMLKNDWGMTQYPFVGGHEVAGKIVALGEGVKGLEAGQRVGVGWTSGSCLRCDQCLSGYQNRCPDAEGTIVARHGGFADRVRAQAAWAIPVPDGVDLADCGPLFCGGLTVFGPFVENNISPTDRVAVVGIGGLGHMAIGFARAWGCEVTAFSTSPDKEAEAREMGAHHFLNTRDASQLAAAAGSFDMILVTVNVALDWDAYVAALRPGGKLHLVGAAEKVSATVFPLILGQKAITASPTGGIVTARKMIEFCDRHALKPTIEEFPMSEINAAFEHLESGKARYRIVLAAG, encoded by the coding sequence ATGACGATTCATGCCTACGCCGCTGCTGGCCCTGACGCCCCGTTCGAGGCGTTTGAATTCGATCCGGGCCCGCTCGGCTACGACCAGGTCGAGATCGCGGTCGAGTACTGCGGCATCTGCCACAGCGATTTGAGCATGCTGAAGAACGACTGGGGGATGACCCAGTACCCGTTCGTCGGCGGACACGAGGTCGCTGGCAAGATCGTGGCGCTCGGCGAGGGGGTGAAGGGTTTAGAGGCTGGCCAGCGTGTTGGCGTCGGTTGGACTTCGGGGTCGTGCCTGCGGTGCGACCAGTGCCTGTCGGGTTATCAAAACCGCTGCCCCGACGCCGAGGGGACGATCGTGGCGCGACACGGCGGGTTCGCGGATCGCGTCCGCGCTCAGGCGGCGTGGGCGATTCCGGTCCCTGATGGCGTCGATCTGGCAGATTGCGGGCCGCTGTTCTGCGGCGGGCTTACCGTGTTTGGGCCGTTTGTCGAGAACAACATCAGCCCGACGGACCGCGTCGCGGTGGTCGGGATCGGCGGGCTGGGGCATATGGCGATTGGCTTCGCCCGGGCGTGGGGATGCGAGGTGACCGCATTCAGCACGTCGCCCGACAAAGAAGCGGAAGCCCGCGAAATGGGCGCCCACCACTTCCTCAACACCCGTGACGCGTCGCAGCTAGCGGCCGCCGCGGGGAGCTTCGACATGATCTTGGTGACGGTGAACGTCGCCCTCGACTGGGACGCGTACGTCGCCGCCCTGCGTCCCGGCGGGAAGTTGCACCTGGTGGGGGCGGCGGAAAAAGTCTCGGCGACGGTCTTTCCTCTAATCTTGGGCCAGAAGGCGATCACCGCCTCGCCGACGGGAGGGATTGTCACCGCCCGCAAGATGATTGAGTTCTGCGACCGCCACGCCCTCAAGCCGACGATCGAAGAGTTCCCGATGAGCGAGATCAACGCAGCGTTCGAGCACCTGGAGTCGGGCAAGGCCCGGTACCGCATCGTCCTGGCGGCGGGCTAG
- a CDS encoding efflux RND transporter periplasmic adaptor subunit, with the protein MTHRLVRLGRFTFLVLLTLVACGVMWWSSRKTDEADAIAAAADVAPPALAAQPRTLVQALAVEPAVHDVVVRYSGKIQAWETYSLGFEVAGRVASLGKNAQGEPLDDGDRVEKGQLLARLDDRIFRARVAEAVANFEMAASDVERGRRARDVITEAEFQTLVTSRAQAQAAQEIAEKNLDDSLLTSPINATIARRMVEAGETVAANEVVYELVENDRLRLVVNIPEARVRELELRRRQVAEAQASGSSDPEGGVFRARVQLEGKDLYGKQWAPIDAEVYRIAERADPATGLFEVEVAIDNRAGLLRPGMVATAGIVTDRVLAYAAPEAAVLFRQGQTYLYTIEDDPAAMPVMFWEVGESQVQRARRVELSRWIDQGETILLPVDAVDLSAVVVRGQERLRDGQLVRMVEPKDAGAEITRASATTDKQRL; encoded by the coding sequence ATGACTCACCGATTGGTCCGATTGGGCCGTTTCACGTTCCTGGTGCTGCTGACGCTAGTGGCTTGCGGCGTCATGTGGTGGTCGAGCCGCAAGACCGACGAGGCCGACGCGATCGCCGCCGCGGCCGACGTGGCGCCGCCGGCGTTGGCGGCTCAGCCGCGGACGCTGGTGCAGGCCCTGGCGGTCGAGCCAGCGGTGCATGATGTGGTGGTCCGCTACAGCGGCAAGATCCAGGCGTGGGAGACTTACTCGCTGGGCTTCGAGGTCGCAGGCCGCGTGGCGTCGCTCGGAAAGAACGCCCAGGGGGAACCGCTCGACGACGGCGACCGGGTCGAGAAGGGCCAACTGCTCGCGCGGCTCGATGACCGCATCTTCCGGGCGCGGGTGGCCGAGGCGGTCGCGAACTTCGAGATGGCGGCTTCCGATGTCGAACGCGGCCGGCGGGCGCGCGACGTGATCACCGAGGCCGAGTTCCAAACCTTGGTCACCTCCCGGGCGCAGGCGCAGGCCGCCCAGGAGATCGCGGAGAAGAACCTCGACGACTCGCTGCTGACTTCGCCGATCAACGCCACGATCGCGCGGCGGATGGTCGAGGCGGGCGAAACCGTCGCCGCCAACGAGGTCGTTTACGAACTCGTCGAGAACGATCGCCTGCGACTGGTGGTCAACATCCCCGAAGCGCGGGTGCGGGAGCTTGAACTACGCCGCCGGCAAGTCGCCGAAGCGCAGGCAAGCGGCAGCTCTGATCCAGAGGGGGGCGTGTTCCGCGCCCGAGTGCAGCTCGAGGGGAAGGACCTCTATGGCAAGCAATGGGCGCCGATCGACGCGGAGGTCTACCGCATCGCCGAGCGGGCCGACCCGGCGACGGGGCTCTTCGAGGTCGAGGTGGCGATCGACAACCGCGCGGGACTGTTGCGCCCCGGCATGGTGGCGACCGCGGGCATCGTCACCGACCGGGTGCTCGCCTATGCGGCGCCCGAGGCGGCCGTACTGTTTCGGCAGGGACAGACGTACCTCTACACGATTGAAGATGACCCCGCGGCGATGCCCGTGATGTTCTGGGAAGTCGGCGAGTCGCAAGTGCAACGAGCGCGGCGGGTCGAACTGTCGCGTTGGATCGACCAGGGGGAGACGATCCTGCTGCCGGTGGACGCGGTGGACCTGTCGGCAGTCGTCGTACGCGGGCAGGAACGCCTGCGTGATGGGCAGTTGGTGAGGATGGTGGAACCGAAGGACGCCGGCGCCGAGATCACCCGAGCCAGTGCCACGACAGACAAGCAGCGACTGTAG
- a CDS encoding sigma-70 family RNA polymerase sigma factor yields MDTPTGPPAGIPGGVDAALRRIVALARRQGCLYYHQVYNYLPDETYGTDQINALLSAVEGLGVELREPPGTKPRFEETQVYVEGDRSSLLRDGLPTSSSDPIRMYLSQMAEIPLLTREEEINLAKKIELTRKRFRRNLLRSFYALEATVKVLEKVQAGELPFDRTIKVSLTERLTKEQVSARLPHNLRTLRALIEQQRADYALMVDRRVTEPSAKSEARQRYVRRREKMLSLVEELSLRTKRVSPLIKELRDYADRIDEVRRELAELKASGAPEDKVHSVRAELLQITKRVCESPASLRRRADMVARQYREFENTKRELSSGNLRLVVSIAKKYRNRGLSFLDLIQEGNTGLMRAVDKYEYRRGFKFSTYATWWIRQAITRAIADQARTIRIPVHMIDVLTKLRNTAKKLQQELGREPSYEEISIAAEVSIEETERVLDIGRHPVSLDRPVGDGDDCSFGDFVEDHGTDNPSKLANNGLLRERIEELLKTLTFREREIIRLRYGLADGYSYTLEEVGRIFKVTRERVRQIEAKAVAKLQHPVRSGMLASFVPEAPEVEGFVIDPIDDEADTLQEAA; encoded by the coding sequence ATGGATACGCCCACCGGACCGCCCGCGGGCATCCCCGGTGGCGTTGACGCCGCGCTGCGTCGCATCGTCGCCCTCGCCCGTCGCCAGGGCTGCCTGTACTACCACCAGGTCTACAACTACCTGCCGGACGAGACCTACGGCACCGACCAGATCAACGCCCTGCTGTCGGCCGTCGAAGGCCTCGGTGTCGAACTGCGTGAGCCGCCCGGGACCAAGCCCCGCTTCGAAGAGACGCAGGTCTACGTCGAGGGCGATCGCTCGTCGCTACTGCGTGACGGATTGCCGACATCGTCGAGCGACCCAATCCGCATGTACCTCTCGCAGATGGCGGAGATCCCGCTGCTAACGCGTGAGGAAGAGATTAACCTCGCCAAGAAGATTGAGCTCACCCGCAAGCGGTTCCGCCGAAATCTGCTCCGCTCGTTCTACGCCCTCGAGGCAACCGTCAAGGTGCTCGAGAAGGTCCAGGCCGGCGAGCTGCCCTTTGACCGCACCATCAAGGTGTCGCTCACCGAACGGCTCACCAAGGAGCAGGTCTCTGCCCGCCTGCCGCACAACCTGCGGACGCTGCGGGCGCTGATCGAGCAGCAACGGGCCGACTACGCCTTGATGGTGGACCGTCGCGTCACCGAGCCCTCGGCGAAGAGCGAGGCCCGCCAGCGTTACGTCCGCCGTCGCGAGAAGATGCTCTCGCTGGTCGAAGAGCTGAGCCTCCGCACGAAGCGCGTCAGCCCGCTGATCAAGGAGCTGCGTGACTACGCCGACCGCATCGACGAAGTCCGCCGCGAGCTGGCCGAGCTGAAGGCCTCGGGCGCGCCGGAGGACAAGGTGCACTCGGTGCGGGCCGAACTCTTGCAGATCACCAAGCGTGTCTGCGAAAGCCCGGCGAGCCTCCGCCGCCGCGCCGACATGGTCGCCCGGCAGTACCGCGAGTTCGAGAACACCAAGCGTGAGCTCTCGAGCGGCAACCTGCGGTTGGTCGTCTCGATCGCCAAGAAGTACCGCAACCGCGGCCTCTCGTTCCTCGACCTGATCCAGGAAGGGAACACCGGCCTAATGCGGGCGGTGGATAAGTACGAGTACCGCCGCGGGTTCAAGTTCAGCACGTACGCCACTTGGTGGATCCGCCAAGCGATCACCCGCGCTATCGCCGATCAGGCCCGGACGATCCGCATCCCGGTGCACATGATCGACGTGCTCACCAAGCTGCGCAATACGGCGAAGAAGCTCCAGCAGGAGTTGGGCCGAGAGCCTAGCTACGAGGAGATTTCGATCGCCGCAGAGGTGTCGATCGAAGAGACCGAACGCGTGCTCGACATCGGCCGTCATCCGGTGAGCCTCGACCGCCCCGTCGGCGACGGCGACGACTGCTCCTTCGGCGACTTCGTCGAAGACCATGGCACCGACAACCCGTCGAAGCTCGCCAACAACGGCCTCTTACGTGAGCGCATCGAAGAGCTGCTCAAGACGCTCACCTTCCGCGAGCGTGAGATCATCCGCCTGCGTTACGGCCTCGCCGACGGCTACAGCTACACGCTGGAAGAGGTCGGTAGGATCTTCAAGGTGACGCGCGAGCGTGTCCGCCAGATCGAGGCCAAGGCCGTTGCAAAACTCCAGCACCCAGTCCGTAGCGGGATGCTCGCAAGCTTCGTCCCCGAGGCGCCGGAGGTCGAAGGCTTCGTGATTGATCCGATCGACGACGAGGCCGACACGCTGCAAGAAGCGGCGTGA
- a CDS encoding HAD family hydrolase — protein MIEIPAGTAGLVFDCDGTLVDSMPLHTLLWDECLLPFGVKLPKGFIDVHAGKPTDIILDIINTEHGVSIDALEFLDAKEGRFRERLSEVGAIEPVVETARRYRGVLPMAVVSGGCRLNVVGALEGIGALDWFDVILTADDPIAPKPAPDLFLTAAKMMGVEAKKCHAFEDADAGLQAALGAGMTVTDVRIVLANEAA, from the coding sequence ATGATTGAAATCCCCGCCGGCACGGCTGGCTTGGTGTTCGACTGTGACGGCACGCTGGTTGACTCAATGCCGCTGCACACGCTGCTGTGGGACGAATGCCTGTTGCCCTTCGGCGTGAAGCTGCCGAAGGGCTTCATTGACGTGCACGCCGGCAAGCCGACCGACATTATCCTCGACATCATCAACACCGAGCACGGCGTGTCGATCGACGCGCTGGAGTTTCTCGACGCGAAAGAAGGCCGCTTCCGCGAGCGGCTCAGCGAGGTCGGCGCGATCGAGCCGGTGGTCGAGACAGCGCGGCGCTACCGCGGCGTGCTGCCAATGGCGGTGGTGTCGGGTGGTTGCCGGCTGAACGTCGTCGGCGCCCTCGAAGGGATCGGCGCGCTCGACTGGTTCGACGTGATCCTGACGGCCGACGACCCGATCGCTCCGAAGCCGGCCCCGGACCTGTTCCTCACCGCCGCGAAGATGATGGGCGTCGAGGCGAAGAAATGCCACGCTTTCGAAGACGCCGACGCAGGCCTGCAAGCGGCGCTGGGCGCTGGGATGACGGTGACCGACGTGCGGATTGTGCTTGCGAACGAAGCGGCCTGA
- a CDS encoding zinc ribbon domain-containing protein, whose product MSSSVTAAALRELHRLHSQLSDLRGRLDRGPKQITAHKGSVAQLEAALDAAKALSLDTRKAADRKQLDVKAQEDKIANWENQLNSAKSNKEYHTFQEQIAAARMAASVLEDETLELLGRIDETAAEVHRHEERLAAGQAELKKVETNVAANTEVLKAEVARLEADLAVAEKALPDDFKADYRRVVDRKGAEGLAPCEEGVCQGCGQSTTLQMQADLRASKPVFCKSCGVLLYLPE is encoded by the coding sequence ATGTCATCGTCCGTCACCGCCGCCGCCCTGCGCGAGTTGCACCGGCTGCACAGCCAGCTCTCCGACTTGCGGGGGCGGCTCGACCGTGGGCCGAAGCAGATCACCGCCCACAAGGGGAGCGTCGCTCAACTCGAAGCGGCCCTCGACGCCGCGAAGGCGCTGTCGCTCGACACCCGCAAGGCCGCCGACCGCAAGCAGCTGGACGTGAAGGCCCAGGAGGACAAAATCGCCAACTGGGAGAACCAGCTCAACAGCGCCAAGAGCAACAAGGAATACCACACCTTTCAGGAACAGATTGCCGCGGCGCGGATGGCGGCTAGCGTCCTCGAGGACGAGACGCTTGAACTCCTCGGCCGCATCGACGAGACCGCCGCCGAAGTCCACCGTCATGAGGAACGCCTCGCCGCCGGCCAAGCCGAGCTCAAGAAAGTCGAGACGAACGTCGCCGCCAACACCGAAGTCCTCAAGGCAGAGGTGGCTCGTCTCGAAGCCGACCTCGCTGTCGCTGAGAAAGCACTGCCGGATGACTTCAAAGCCGACTACCGCCGCGTCGTCGATCGCAAAGGCGCCGAGGGCCTCGCCCCCTGCGAAGAGGGCGTCTGCCAAGGCTGCGGCCAATCGACCACGCTACAAATGCAAGCCGACCTCCGGGCGTCAAAACCCGTCTTCTGCAAATCCTGCGGTGTGCTGTTGTATTTGCCGGAGTAG